Genomic segment of Streptomyces brevispora:
TCAAGCAGCTCGGCGGCACGAAGGCCGTCGCCGAACTGCTCGGCATGTCCCAGCGGCAGGTGGAGCGGTACGTGGCGGGCAAGGCCAAGAAGCCGCGCGCCGACCTCGCCGCCCGCCTGGAGCGCGAGGTGAGCAAGCGGTGGCAGCCGCAGATCCGGGCCAAGGCCCGTAAGAAGGCGGCGACGACCGGCGGCATCGTCATCGACACCCGCGCCCGCATGGGCTACACCGCACCCATCGGATCGACGGACCAGGACCGCATCCGGCACCTGACCGTCGCCCTGCCACCCCTCTTCGCCGCCCGCCTCTTCGAGGCCCAGGAAGCCGGCGCCAGTGACGACCGCCTGCGGGAGATCGCGGCCGAAGCGCTCAAGGAGGTGTACTTCCAGGACGGCGGCCGCCGCGCCGGGAGCCTGGACGAGGTCCGCATGCTCGATGTCGAGCACCTGGAGTTCGACCTGTAGCAGCCGGCCCCGAACAGCCCGCGAGCCCGGACCAGTTGGTCCGGGCTCGCTCGCGTATCCAACGTTAAAGGGGAGGAGGATTATGGCGTCTGACCGTGTTCGAAGCGGGCAGCGCGGGCAGCGCGGTAGGCCGCGTGAACGGTTTCATCGCAATCCTCGCTGAGGAAGGAGCCCCCGCCGACCCAGTTGCCGGCGTAGCTTCCGCAGATGCCCGGTGAGACGCCAGCGACCGTCACGTCGCTGCACGGGTGGCGCCTCGCGCACCTTCCCCCGGACACCCGGCCGTTGCCGTCGGTGACCCCGACGACCAACTGCTACGACGTCGTCGCACCAGCGGCGCCGGCGATCATGAGGGAGAAGCTCAGTGACCCTGCCCCGCCAGCGAGGCTTGACCGAGCAGGCCGCCGACGCGGCGATCGACACAGCCTGCCGTCTGCTGCGGCTTCCGTCGATCCGCAACGAGTTCAACGAGATCGCCGACCGGGCGATCAAGGACCAGATGACCTACCGCGGCTTCCTCGCCGAGCTGCTGATGACCGAGTGCGACGACCGGGCCAGGCGCCGTTCGGAACGACGGATCAAGGCCGCGGGCTTCCCACGGGAGAAGTCCCTGCGGGCCTTCGACTTCGACGCCAACCCAAACATCGACGCCGGCACCGTTCATACCCTCGCAAGCTGCGAGTGGATCAAGAAGAGTCAGCCGCTCTGCCTGATCGGCGACTCCGGCACCGGCAAGTCCCACATGCTCATCGCCTTGGGCACCGAGGCCGCCATGAAGGGCTACCGAGTCCGCTACACCCTCGCTACGAAGCTGGTGAACGAGCTGGTCGAGGCCGCCGACGAGAAGCAGCTCAACAAGACCATCGCCCGCTACGGCCGCGTCGACCTGCTCTGCATCGACGAACTCGGCTACATGGAGCTCGACCGACGCGGCGAGCCGAACTGCTCTTCCAGGTGCTGACCGAACGCGAGGAGAAGAACAGCGTCGCCATCGCCTCCAACGAGTCCTTCGGCGGCTGGACCAAGACCTTCACCGACCCACGCCTCTGCGCGGCCATCGTCGACCGCCTCACTTTCAACGGCACCATTATCGAGACCGGCACCGACTCCTACCGCCTCGCCACCACCCGAGCACGAGCCGAAGAGCAAGCCAAAGCCAGCTGACACCCAATGCCCCTGCCTCAACGTTCGCCGCCCTCACGTGGGCGGCGAACTGACACGCTGGTGCATCCGCAGACATCCCGGTAATTACCTGCTGCCGGAGGAAAGGGATAGAAGTACAGCGGCAAGTGCCTGCAGTCATCAACAATGTTCGTATGACGATCACTTCGCAGGCACTCTCATTCGACACGGCTGCCGCCAGCTACGCTGCGAACCGTCCCTCATACCCGTCCGAGCTGCTTGACGCGGTCGAGGAACTCGCCGGCTGCTCGTTGGAGGGCGCTCGCGTCGCCGACATCGGGGCTGGCACCGGACTGGCGACGGCGCTTCTCCGGGCCCGCGGCGCAAACGTCATCGCGGTCGAGCCCGGCCCCGGGATGGCCTCTCAGTTCCGTCTCAGCCTGCCCGAAGTCCCCCTTGTGATCGGGGACGGCAACAACCTGCCTCTGGCTTCCGCCTCCGTCGACGTCCTCACCTATGCCCAAGCCTGGCACTGGACTGATCAGCGAAAATCCGTCCCAGAAGCTCTCCGAGTCCTGCGAACCGGTGGTGCTCTCGTCCTCTGGTGGAACGACTCAGACAGCACCATTCCGTGGATTGCCGACCAGGACGCGCGCCTGCGCCGACTCTTCGGTGCCGACGACAGTCCTCACGACCCCATGGCCCGGTTCCGCAGACTGCCGACCGAACTCGGCTTCGTCCACCGCCACGTGCCGTGGACCCGGAGCGTTCCTCTCGACATGCACCTCGCCAACGTCGCCAGCTACTCCGACTTCCTTGTCCTCGGCAAGGAGGCGACGAACGCCTTTATCGCCAAGGAACGCGACCTCCTGACCAAGGTCTTCCCGAACCGGATGGTCGAGGAGCACTACATGGTCAGCTTGGCTGTCGCCACCTGTTGACACAGCGCTGCGACACGATCGCGAACAGAGGCGCTGCCAATTCGCATGAACAAACATGGCGAGGCCGGGCGCTCCTCGCTGCTCAAACAGATCGACAAACGCTGTCGCTGGAAGTGAACGAAGCCAGTCCTGCAGGTCCGGTACGTTCAGCAGCAGCTCGGCGAGCTCTCTGATCTTGCCGGCGTTGCTGACCGCCCAAGCCCGCTCGGCGCGCCGGTCGCGTTGGTCGCGGGCGTACTCGATGCGCTCCTGCTGGGTCAGCGCAGAGCCTTTAAGTTCGTCAATATCTGTGCGTAGTTGGAGATAACGGCGCTCGGCGGCCTGCCGGCTCCCCAGTTCCAGAGCGTCCGCCAGACGCGCCCAAGTGACCTTCTTGCGCCGCGCTGCGGCGATGAAGCGGTCCTCGTCCTCGAGCAGTCATTCGCGCAGTGCTCGGATCACGAGGGTGCCCGCGAGCAGGTCGGTCTCGGCGAGGTCATCGGTCGCGTCGAGCCACGCCCGTTGCAAGCGTGAACCGGCCCGGCGCGGGCTCGGCCATCCAGCCGCGGGCGACCAGGCGTTTGACCTTCGACCGCAATCGCCAAAGAGCGGCTACCGACCGCCAGTGGCACATGCCGATCGCTTGACCGACCCTTGATGTGCAGGCAGAGCCTCCTACCGGAAACGGTAGGAGGCTCGCATGAGGCGGCGGCCTCAATCGTTGCAGGGGCAACGCTGAAAAATCTCATTACGGAACAAGATTTATCCGCAGTTGGTGCCGTACACGATCACATCGTTAGCCAGGTTGTTGTTAATGACCCCACCTCGCCAAGTCACGCACTTACCGCCAGCAGACAGATAAACGGGACCGGCGTAGGTAGTGTAGTCACCAAAGTCAACGATGTAGCTCAAAGGTTCGCCGGTTCGCTCTATCCCTGCCCACATCGTCTTGACGGTTCCCGGGGTGTCCCTAATGGTCACCACACAGTTCTTTTTCGTCGAAGCGCTATAGGTCAAGAAAACTGTGGCAGCATAACCATTGACTCTCGCGGAATTAACGACGCTATAGCCAGAACCGCAAGCGCCATTATACGCTGCGGCGGCCGAAGCGGGCGAGGCCACCAGAAGGCTCGCGCCCAACGCTGCAGAAGCGAGGCAGGCCATTACAGAAAAGCGTCGCCTAAGGGTGCTCATGAATTCCTCCGGAGTGGAATGGGGCTGCGGTCTGTCCGGAAAGCAGCATAGCGATCAACATCACGATGATCAATGGATTTTTTTATTCGCCGAATTGTCTAGGATGGGCGATTTCGCCATTGATATCTGCGGTGCGGAGAAGTGAGGTGTTGCTAGCGTTCCATGGCCCGTTCGTGCGGTTTGCGTATCCCAGGTGACGCTAACCCTTCAGCTGTAGATCGGTATCGCCGCTGTAGTTTGCCTGGTCCTGTTCGGTGGAGGTCGTGGGGTGCCGGGTGCGGCTGAGCGGCTGTGGTTACGTCGTCGGTGACAGACACGGGCGAGGGCCTGGTGGCGGCGGCGCCAGCGCGACCAGTGCAGTCCGTGCCTGATCCGCTCCTTCGGCGCGGGCTGAGGGGCCATCACTTCAAGGAGTCGGCGGACCTCGTAGGCGGTGTAGGCGGTCGGAGCGGTGTCATCGAGGCTGGTGAGGCCACGGAAGTCCCCCTCTCTGCCCCAGCGGCCCGTCGGGCCGGGGAGTGGCCTGGCATCGGCCGGCTTGCCGCTCCCCTCCCCGTCGCCTTTCTTCTCGCCCTCCTCGAGTGTGAACAGGCACGCCCATGGCGGCCGGCCATCTTCGGGATTGGCGCCTGACGGCAGCAGCTCGGTCACCCGTGACAGCCATGATCACTATTGCTGCACGCCGTGAGCGGGGACAGCCGTCCCGTCCTGGCTGACGCCCATCCAGTGCCAACACCCCACCCATTCACACTGGCATCTGTTCATTCCTTCGTGTGATGTCGGATCGTAGGGTCTCACTGTGTCTCTAGGTGAAGCGCAGCTTGCAGTGCGTTGGTGCAATAGGCGCGCCACTTGGTGGCTGTTCATGCACTGAGATGGTCGAGATGGCGACGCCACCACCAGGCCGTCGCCCGCCACTGCCATTACCGGAGCAGAACCCAGGCACCACACCGATCCACCGATCCCGCACCCGGCGGAACACCACCCCGCTACACTCACAATCAGGCGCCCAGCAGAAATAGCGAAGTGCTGCTGGAGTATTAGAACCCAAAAAATAGAATTCTTAGATTCATCAAAGCAACAATGAATCCAAATATCGCAAAGAATCCCGCCGGGAACCTCAAGAAGAGCTCATTGCGATGATAGGCCGAGAATGCTCTATTTCCCAAAAAATCTGCAGCCACCTCGGCGCACCCTCGCACATTCAGTGCCAACACAGACCCGCAAATCGCAACCAATGCCCCGATAGCGAGTTCTCCATAATTCACGGAATGCGAGGTTCGCGCCGCAAGTATCATTTCATGCATTCTTACCTCCGGTACGGTGTGGCGTCTTCGTAGCAGCGAGCCAGAGTGAGCAGCCGCCCCAATGACAGCTGACCAGTCACTTCTTCCCTGCGACTACGAGCAGATCGCCCTCCAGCTCACCGGCCACGCCCGCGTCGTCGCCGCCGACGTCCGCCGCCACGCCGCCGCCCTGCCCAAGCACGACGGCCGCGGCGCCCTCGCCGAAGTCGTCCTCCGCGAAGCCGGCAACCTCCTGGCCGCCCCGCTGGAGGGCACCGTCAGCTGCGCCCAGAACCGCGCCCGGCTCGTACGGTCCCTCTACCGCGGCTGAACCGCCTCACCGACCCCCTCCCAGCCGCCACGTAGCCCGACAGCCTCGATGTGCCGGTCACGCCATTAGCCGGCGGTGTAGTTGAGGAAGTCGGCGACGATGGGTACGCCGCGGCGACGACCGAGTTTTTGCCGGAGGTCGTTCAGGGTGCTGGTGCTGCGTGCGGAGGTGACGCGCCCATGCGGGCCACGGCGGTGTGGGCGGTGTCGACGGCGGCATTGATGTCGCCCAGGTCGAGATGGACTTCGGCGAGGCGTGCGAGGTAGGTGGCGTGCCCGCAGGGGAAGGCGTCGCCGTCATACGCCTCGCCCTCGCTGTGATGTGCGGTGGAGGCGTCCTGGAAATGACGGAGGGGTTGCCGAGGTTGAGGGCGGAGCTGCCCAGAAGCTGGTGGGTTTCGCTGAGGTTGAACCAGTAGACGCAGGCCGGGTCCGCGACCCGCGCGTAGGTATCCATGGCGGCGTTGGCGGATCGGTCGGCGGCACGGGTGTCACCGGCGTGTGCGTGAGCCCGGCAGGCACGGGCGTGGAGCATGGCGGTCATGCGCGCTGAGCCGATGCGCGGGGCCTGGCTGAGTGCTGCTTCGGGGCTGGCGCACAACAGTAATTCGAGCTCCTTGATGAACAGTGCGATATCCGGCACGAGTGTCGACGCTCCGATTGGAGATGACCGAAATGGCATCAACTACCTCTACTGAACGGTCAGATTCCCGCCGCGTCGGTCTTGCCTTCCTGTCGGCCGGCCTCCTGCTGCCACTCGCCCTGTCGGCATGCTCCAGCGGGGCCGGGGCCCATACAGTGAAGGACTCCGCGCGCGCACCGCAGTCGGCACTGAGCCAGGGGACAGCGACCGGGTCAAGTGACGCCGCTGACCACAAGGTCCTCCTCGACGGCGCTCTCAACCGTACCTACGCCGCCCCGGACCTCGCTGCCTTTGCCGAGCAGTCCGGGGCCGTTAACGTGATCAG
This window contains:
- a CDS encoding class I SAM-dependent methyltransferase, whose product is MTITSQALSFDTAAASYAANRPSYPSELLDAVEELAGCSLEGARVADIGAGTGLATALLRARGANVIAVEPGPGMASQFRLSLPEVPLVIGDGNNLPLASASVDVLTYAQAWHWTDQRKSVPEALRVLRTGGALVLWWNDSDSTIPWIADQDARLRRLFGADDSPHDPMARFRRLPTELGFVHRHVPWTRSVPLDMHLANVASYSDFLVLGKEATNAFIAKERDLLTKVFPNRMVEEHYMVSLAVATC
- the tpg gene encoding telomere-protecting terminal protein Tpg; amino-acid sequence: MSMFGDGLDKAVQKAFTRPAPKSAGPQMRYMVKQLGGTKAVAELLGMSQRQVERYVAGKAKKPRADLAARLEREVSKRWQPQIRAKARKKAATTGGIVIDTRARMGYTAPIGSTDQDRIRHLTVALPPLFAARLFEAQEAGASDDRLREIAAEALKEVYFQDGGRRAGSLDEVRMLDVEHLEFDL